One Natrinema halophilum genomic window carries:
- a CDS encoding response regulator translates to MATERGIPVLCVNDDTELLRLLTTRLERESERLDVCTAGSTEEGLKVLQTTRIDCILSDYHMPGQTGVEFLQSVRAIDDAIPFILFTETGSEQAASDSIEAGVTDYIVKKLSGTNRR, encoded by the coding sequence ATGGCTACGGAGAGGGGTATCCCAGTCTTGTGCGTCAATGACGATACTGAGCTACTGAGGTTACTCACCACTCGATTGGAACGCGAAAGTGAGCGCCTCGACGTTTGCACTGCCGGGTCGACGGAGGAGGGACTGAAGGTACTCCAGACAACGCGAATCGATTGCATTTTGAGCGACTACCATATGCCGGGTCAGACCGGCGTCGAGTTTCTCCAGTCGGTTCGAGCTATCGATGACGCGATTCCGTTTATTCTCTTTACCGAAACGGGGAGCGAACAAGCAGCGAGTGACAGTATCGAAGCCGGTGTCACGGATTACATCGTCAAAAAGCTATCGGGAACCAATCGCCGCTGA
- a CDS encoding sensor histidine kinase, with protein MNQQLRELADTTDDVFWVFSSDWEELRFVNAAYEAIFGQPVAEFEANPLSFLDQVHRDDVDRVIRATERASAGESLQIEYRVNKSEAFTLWVESRCKPVTDADGNVESIAGFTREITERKIREQSLVEKNEQLEQFASTVAHDLRNPLNVADGNIELAMEDSESEYLDIVSEAIAAMDVLIEDLLALAKEGATIDHRSQVSFEEVVETSSENIVMTDSTLEIRGRGLLNCDPSRVREALENLFRNAIEHSDTSVTITAGILDTRDGFYVEDDGPGIDPCDRNHVFERGYTNVTQGSGLGLAIVKNIIDAHGWDIDVCTSPTGGARFEITDVEFV; from the coding sequence TTGAACCAGCAACTTCGTGAGTTAGCCGATACGACAGACGACGTCTTCTGGGTTTTTTCATCGGACTGGGAAGAACTCCGCTTCGTCAACGCGGCGTACGAGGCCATCTTCGGACAACCAGTAGCGGAGTTCGAAGCGAATCCGCTCTCCTTTTTGGACCAGGTTCATCGGGATGACGTTGATCGAGTAATACGGGCAACCGAGCGCGCATCAGCGGGAGAAAGCCTCCAGATCGAGTATCGCGTGAACAAGTCGGAGGCGTTTACCCTCTGGGTAGAATCACGCTGCAAACCGGTCACGGACGCTGACGGGAACGTCGAGTCGATCGCCGGGTTCACCCGGGAAATTACGGAACGGAAAATCCGCGAACAGAGTCTCGTCGAGAAAAACGAGCAGTTAGAACAGTTCGCGTCGACGGTCGCACACGACTTGCGCAACCCGCTGAACGTAGCCGACGGAAACATCGAACTCGCGATGGAAGATTCTGAGAGTGAGTACCTGGATATCGTCTCGGAAGCCATTGCTGCTATGGACGTACTCATCGAGGATCTCCTTGCGCTCGCGAAAGAAGGGGCAACGATCGATCACCGCTCGCAGGTATCGTTCGAGGAAGTCGTCGAGACGAGCAGCGAGAACATCGTGATGACGGATTCGACGCTCGAAATACGCGGACGAGGGCTCTTGAATTGCGATCCATCACGGGTGAGAGAAGCACTCGAAAACCTGTTCCGGAACGCGATCGAACACAGTGATACGTCCGTCACCATCACAGCCGGTATACTCGATACGAGAGACGGGTTTTACGTCGAAGACGACGGGCCCGGAATCGACCCATGCGATCGGAACCATGTTTTCGAGAGGGGGTATACGAACGTAACGCAGGGAAGCGGCCTCGGCCTTGCGATTGTAAAGAACATCATCGATGCGCACGGCTGGGATATCGACGTCTGTACAAGCCCCACTGGCGGGGCACGATTCGAAATTACTGACGTTGAATTCGTCTAG
- the radB gene encoding DNA repair and recombination protein RadB — MQTRTVTDEAIPTGCNPVDELLGGGFERGTVTQLYGPPAAGKTNLALSAAVRTAVDDGTVVYIDTEGVSVDRFQQLLEAAVTDGISQETDATEDVEAVASRIVIEDALDFEEQAEAVRDAEEFAERADLIVLDSATGFYRLERTADGDEGEALRSVTRQVTHLLSLARKYDLAVVLTNQVFADPESDRTKGLGGNTLEHWTGTIVRLERFRGGNRRATLEKHRSKPAGESAQFSITERGLSGGDGTARP, encoded by the coding sequence CTGCAAACTCGAACCGTGACAGACGAGGCGATTCCAACCGGCTGTAACCCAGTCGACGAGTTGCTCGGTGGGGGGTTCGAACGCGGGACCGTCACGCAGTTGTACGGTCCGCCGGCCGCGGGAAAGACGAACCTCGCGCTGTCGGCGGCCGTCCGGACGGCGGTCGACGACGGAACTGTCGTCTACATCGACACAGAAGGCGTCTCGGTCGACCGCTTTCAACAACTGCTCGAGGCAGCAGTCACCGACGGTATTTCCCAGGAGACGGACGCCACCGAGGACGTCGAAGCCGTCGCCTCAAGGATCGTCATCGAGGATGCGCTTGATTTCGAAGAACAGGCTGAGGCCGTCCGCGACGCCGAGGAGTTCGCCGAACGCGCGGATCTGATCGTTCTCGACAGCGCAACTGGTTTCTACAGACTCGAACGTACTGCCGACGGCGACGAGGGCGAAGCGCTGCGCAGCGTTACTCGCCAGGTGACCCATTTGCTCTCGCTGGCCCGAAAATACGATCTGGCCGTCGTCCTGACGAACCAGGTCTTTGCCGATCCGGAATCAGATCGCACCAAGGGCCTCGGCGGCAACACCCTGGAACACTGGACAGGGACCATCGTTCGCCTCGAGCGCTTCCGCGGCGGGAACCGGCGCGCGACGCTCGAGAAGCACCGGTCGAAGCCCGCCGGTGAATCGGCTCAGTTCAGTATTACGGAACGCGGACTCAGCGGCGGGGATGGAACGGCCAGGCCCTGA
- a CDS encoding CBS domain-containing protein, translated as MNIADIATTEFIEVDVGTRMGKIRSMFEDGNPKGIIVTNDGEYEGVISEREVLQSHVEDDAKVAALTKPSRNAPAPKVDRREDVRETARVLVESNAKVAPVFENGSLWGVISNDAILEAVLENLDALTVDDIYTTDPVTLDEDDGIGKAINLLREHGISRLPVMNENGYLSGVVTTHDIADFVIRKSNSTTTGDRVGDSQRMLDVPVYDIMTSPVETTTLDATAKEAVEAMLEDDYAGLMVTPDDDDRVVIGVITKTDVLRALTFTEEEHMDVQITNVSMLDTITRESIVQSVEDVSDKYADMQVMHAHVRFHEHDEKLRGTPLVLCQIRLRTNKGQVAGTGEGYGAENSFRVALDKLERNVLELKGVTSDEEYRGQLLRKLNEL; from the coding sequence ATGAATATCGCTGATATCGCCACTACGGAGTTCATCGAAGTCGACGTCGGCACGCGAATGGGTAAAATCCGATCCATGTTCGAGGACGGCAACCCCAAGGGAATCATCGTCACTAACGATGGGGAATACGAGGGCGTCATCAGCGAGCGGGAGGTCCTCCAGTCCCACGTCGAGGACGACGCGAAGGTGGCAGCACTTACCAAACCCAGCCGGAACGCACCGGCTCCCAAGGTCGACCGTCGGGAGGACGTTCGTGAGACCGCGCGCGTACTGGTCGAGAGCAACGCGAAAGTCGCGCCGGTCTTCGAGAACGGATCGCTCTGGGGTGTCATTTCCAACGACGCGATTCTCGAGGCGGTCCTCGAAAATCTCGACGCACTCACCGTCGATGACATCTACACGACGGATCCGGTCACACTGGACGAGGACGACGGGATCGGCAAGGCGATCAATCTCCTGCGGGAACACGGTATCTCTCGACTGCCGGTTATGAACGAGAACGGCTACCTTTCCGGCGTCGTGACGACCCACGACATCGCCGATTTCGTCATTCGAAAGAGCAACTCGACGACGACCGGCGACCGGGTCGGCGACTCCCAGCGGATGCTCGACGTTCCGGTCTACGACATCATGACCAGCCCCGTCGAGACAACGACGCTCGACGCGACCGCAAAGGAGGCCGTCGAAGCCATGCTCGAGGACGATTACGCGGGGCTGATGGTCACGCCGGACGACGACGACCGGGTGGTCATCGGCGTCATCACGAAGACGGACGTTCTCCGCGCGCTTACGTTCACGGAGGAAGAACACATGGACGTCCAGATTACGAACGTTTCGATGCTCGACACGATCACCCGGGAATCGATCGTTCAGAGCGTCGAGGACGTCTCCGACAAGTACGCCGACATGCAGGTGATGCACGCCCACGTCCGCTTTCACGAACACGACGAGAAACTTCGTGGCACCCCGCTGGTTCTGTGTCAGATCCGACTGCGGACCAACAAGGGCCAGGTCGCCGGGACAGGCGAAGGGTACGGCGCTGAGAACTCGTTCCGCGTCGCACTCGATAAACTCGAGCGCAACGTCCTCGAGCTCAAAGGCGTCACCAGCGACGAGGAGTACCGCGGACAGCTCCTGCGAAAACTGAACGAACTGTAA
- a CDS encoding lycopene cyclase domain-containing protein, with protein MVDISVFGRYTYLVTEIVWGSVAVVLLRRANALRKAAVTILVLYPIAYVWDRYTLAVGVFDIKLRTGIDVAGIPLEEHLFMAVVPALVIGIHETVFGETTDRTDATPSRSTI; from the coding sequence ATGGTCGATATCAGCGTCTTCGGGAGATACACGTACCTCGTGACCGAAATCGTCTGGGGAAGTGTCGCCGTCGTCCTTCTGCGTCGGGCAAACGCCCTGCGGAAGGCGGCGGTTACCATACTTGTGCTGTACCCAATCGCCTACGTCTGGGACCGATATACCCTCGCCGTCGGCGTTTTCGATATCAAACTTCGGACCGGAATCGACGTCGCCGGCATCCCGCTCGAGGAACACCTCTTCATGGCTGTCGTCCCCGCACTCGTCATCGGAATCCACGAGACGGTCTTCGGCGAGACCACCGATAGAACGGACGCAACGCCTTCCAGGTCCACGATCTGA
- a CDS encoding CAP domain-containing protein → MAGKSRETREANTDRSADRALLRGLVNFLVVVALVCSLALGTALFAPQLIDGFGLDGAPTPSADPPPAGERNPDVTDPDDPGNTSYETGVETIRSATVEDFVHAKVNDRRTDHGLEPLEWDGTIASVARAHSYDMATREYFSHTNPDGEGPYGRFSDVDDYCQGYGENIARTWIDRRTRQPDGDGVVRHQTAEGLATGLVNQWMNSTEHRQAILEDGDVPQWDRAGVGVYIADDGAVFASQNFCHEW, encoded by the coding sequence ATGGCGGGCAAGAGCCGCGAGACGAGGGAGGCGAACACGGACCGGAGCGCAGACCGTGCGCTCCTTCGGGGACTGGTGAACTTCCTCGTCGTCGTCGCCCTCGTCTGTTCGCTTGCACTCGGAACCGCGCTATTCGCACCCCAGCTCATCGACGGGTTCGGCCTCGACGGGGCGCCGACGCCGAGTGCTGATCCTCCCCCGGCTGGAGAGCGAAACCCCGACGTAACCGATCCGGACGACCCCGGGAACACGAGCTACGAAACCGGCGTCGAAACGATCAGGTCCGCGACAGTTGAAGACTTCGTCCACGCGAAAGTCAACGACCGCCGGACCGATCACGGTCTGGAGCCACTCGAGTGGGACGGAACGATCGCCTCCGTCGCGCGGGCTCACAGCTATGACATGGCCACTCGCGAGTACTTCAGCCACACTAACCCGGACGGTGAAGGCCCATACGGCCGGTTCAGTGACGTCGACGATTACTGCCAGGGGTACGGCGAAAACATCGCCAGGACCTGGATCGACCGGCGGACGAGACAACCCGATGGCGACGGCGTCGTTCGCCACCAGACAGCAGAAGGCCTCGCGACCGGATTAGTCAACCAGTGGATGAACTCCACGGAGCATCGACAGGCCATCCTCGAGGACGGTGACGTGCCGCAGTGGGACCGGGCTGGTGTCGGCGTCTACATCGCCGACGATGGCGCGGTCTTCGCGAGTCAGAATTTCTGTCACGAGTGGTGA
- a CDS encoding YihY/virulence factor BrkB family protein — translation MTSSGTVTAVYRTARDRDLTFLAAGFAYYAFVSLIPLILLALVVGSLIGGEQAAQRLITVAGDYLPAAGEQLVTEALTTETGRTEATVVALLVAAWGALKVFRGLSLAFDMVYGEVAENSLVDQIRDGLTVIVAGAGALALMIGIGALLTTVASALPFVGVLSWLVLLVGLVLVFLPVYYVLPPVPVELSEIVPGAIFAAVGWTVLQVGFQVYAANAAQYKAYGAVGAVLLFVTWLYFAGIIILIGAVLNVVRSHPTLAE, via the coding sequence ATGACCAGTTCAGGGACGGTCACCGCAGTCTACCGGACGGCCCGGGACCGCGATCTGACCTTTCTTGCGGCCGGGTTCGCGTACTACGCGTTCGTTTCGCTTATTCCACTGATCTTGCTCGCACTCGTCGTCGGGTCGCTGATCGGCGGCGAACAGGCTGCTCAGCGGCTGATTACGGTCGCTGGCGACTATCTTCCAGCGGCGGGCGAACAGCTGGTCACGGAGGCGCTGACCACGGAAACGGGGCGTACAGAAGCGACCGTAGTCGCGCTCCTCGTCGCCGCCTGGGGCGCGCTCAAAGTCTTTCGTGGGTTGAGCCTGGCGTTCGACATGGTTTACGGCGAGGTGGCCGAAAACTCACTAGTCGACCAGATTCGCGACGGACTTACCGTAATCGTCGCCGGTGCGGGCGCACTCGCGTTGATGATCGGGATCGGCGCGTTGCTCACGACCGTCGCCAGTGCCCTCCCGTTCGTCGGTGTCCTGAGCTGGCTCGTCCTGTTGGTCGGGCTCGTTCTCGTGTTCCTCCCCGTATACTACGTCTTGCCACCCGTCCCGGTCGAACTGAGCGAAATCGTCCCTGGTGCGATTTTCGCCGCCGTCGGCTGGACAGTCCTGCAGGTCGGCTTTCAGGTGTACGCAGCAAACGCCGCCCAGTACAAAGCCTACGGCGCCGTCGGTGCCGTTCTCTTGTTCGTTACCTGGCTCTACTTCGCCGGGATCATCATCCTCATCGGGGCCGTCCTCAACGTCGTCCGATCCCATCCGACGCTCGCGGAATAG
- a CDS encoding AEC family transporter — translation MDVVGRLLALLVVLLLGSGFRSSGILNGSRTQRLNAVAYYVALPALIFVSTFEQSIGALLSPALLVGLLVVLFATACLAWLVHRNRDSRARRSVAIVQSYHSNLGYLGLPLVAATFGPSVTAMASVVLGITTLTQLPMTILVLSTLNGTDVSIGRELRGLVTNPVLATLVVGLTVGSIGLAIPSPLTTGLEAVGSLALPVALLCVGASLEVDLPSVDVGATVTVVGLKIGWMPAFAWLVFSVLPVEPAAFTAAVVMLGTPTAVSTYVFASELGGDSEFASLNVFITTLSSVATLFVLITLVG, via the coding sequence ATGGACGTCGTCGGCCGGCTGCTGGCGTTGCTCGTGGTGTTGCTGCTCGGTTCCGGGTTTCGGTCTTCCGGCATCCTCAACGGCAGCCGGACCCAACGCCTGAACGCCGTCGCATACTACGTCGCGTTGCCGGCGCTGATTTTCGTCTCGACGTTCGAGCAGTCTATCGGGGCATTGCTCTCGCCTGCGTTGCTCGTCGGCCTCCTGGTCGTCCTGTTTGCGACCGCTTGCCTCGCGTGGCTCGTTCATCGAAATCGCGACTCGAGGGCGCGTCGAAGCGTCGCGATCGTCCAATCGTATCACTCGAATCTCGGGTATCTCGGATTGCCGCTCGTGGCCGCGACGTTTGGCCCGTCGGTAACGGCGATGGCGAGCGTCGTACTTGGGATCACGACGCTGACCCAGCTACCGATGACGATTCTCGTTCTCTCGACGCTCAACGGTACGGACGTTTCGATCGGACGCGAACTCCGCGGACTCGTCACGAACCCGGTACTGGCGACGCTGGTCGTCGGGCTTACCGTCGGCTCGATCGGTCTGGCTATTCCGTCGCCGCTTACAACCGGTCTCGAGGCCGTCGGCTCGCTTGCACTGCCCGTCGCACTGCTCTGTGTCGGGGCGTCTCTGGAGGTCGATCTGCCCTCGGTCGACGTGGGTGCGACAGTTACCGTCGTCGGGCTGAAAATCGGCTGGATGCCCGCTTTCGCCTGGCTCGTCTTCTCCGTTCTCCCCGTCGAACCTGCGGCGTTTACTGCCGCCGTGGTGATGCTCGGGACGCCGACGGCCGTGTCTACGTACGTTTTCGCGAGCGAACTGGGCGGCGACAGTGAGTTCGCATCGCTGAACGTCTTCATCACGACGCTGTCTTCCGTCGCGACGCTGTTCGTCCTGATAACGCTGGTCGGTTGA
- the hisH gene encoding imidazole glycerol phosphate synthase subunit HisH translates to MSSVSATQEQTLASVVVVDYGLGNLRSVTRGLERAGADVEITDDPAAFAAADGVVLPGVGAFREGVENADPIREDLLEVADRGQPLFGICLGMQMLLTASEEGETDGESAVEGLDLISGTNVRFAEGQKVPHMGWNELDVQRDHPLVDGVDGNYAYFVHSYYAVPEDASATVATTDYELEFPSIVANEAGNVFGTQFHPEKSGETGLQILRNFVEICADG, encoded by the coding sequence ATGAGCAGTGTCTCAGCGACGCAGGAACAAACACTGGCCTCCGTCGTCGTCGTCGATTACGGACTGGGGAACCTCCGAAGCGTCACTCGCGGCCTCGAGCGCGCGGGCGCGGACGTCGAGATCACCGACGATCCAGCCGCTTTCGCCGCGGCCGACGGTGTCGTCCTTCCGGGGGTCGGTGCGTTCCGCGAGGGCGTCGAAAACGCCGATCCGATCCGCGAAGACCTTCTCGAGGTAGCCGACCGCGGCCAGCCGTTGTTCGGCATCTGTCTCGGGATGCAGATGCTGCTGACCGCGAGCGAGGAAGGGGAAACTGATGGCGAATCGGCCGTCGAAGGGCTGGATCTCATATCCGGAACCAACGTCCGGTTCGCGGAAGGACAGAAGGTCCCGCACATGGGCTGGAACGAACTCGACGTCCAGCGCGATCACCCGCTCGTGGACGGGGTAGACGGAAACTACGCCTACTTCGTTCACTCGTATTATGCGGTGCCGGAGGACGCCAGTGCGACGGTCGCAACGACGGACTACGAACTCGAGTTCCCGTCGATCGTCGCAAACGAGGCGGGCAACGTCTTCGGCACGCAGTTTCACCCCGAAAAGAGCGGGGAAACGGGGCTGCAAATCCTGCGGAACTTCGTCGAAATCTGCGCCGACGGATAA
- a CDS encoding uracil-DNA glycosylase — translation MGDMEDLCVTECTRCPALVDSRSRIVNGTGPEDADLLFVGEGPGATEDEQGEPFVGRSGSVLDDGLRAVGLARADVRITNCVRCRPPENRDPSADELENCRGYLEREIDLVDPEVIVTLGKVPSEHVIGRSVAVTKEAGDLEEVRIDGTPRRVLLCVHPAATLYDRSQRETFENAITRAADLAAVDGSGGGQTRLDGF, via the coding sequence ATGGGCGACATGGAGGATCTCTGCGTAACGGAGTGTACGCGCTGTCCGGCGCTCGTCGATTCCCGAAGCCGGATCGTCAACGGCACCGGACCCGAGGACGCTGACCTGTTGTTCGTCGGCGAGGGACCGGGGGCCACTGAAGACGAGCAGGGCGAACCGTTCGTCGGCCGGAGCGGGTCCGTCCTCGACGACGGTCTCAGGGCGGTCGGACTCGCGCGCGCCGACGTTCGCATCACGAACTGCGTTCGCTGTCGACCGCCGGAGAACCGCGATCCGTCGGCAGACGAACTCGAGAACTGTCGGGGGTACCTCGAGCGGGAGATCGACCTGGTCGACCCCGAGGTGATCGTCACGCTGGGAAAGGTGCCGAGCGAACACGTGATTGGACGCTCGGTGGCGGTGACGAAAGAAGCGGGTGACCTCGAAGAGGTCCGAATCGACGGGACGCCGCGACGAGTGTTGCTCTGTGTCCACCCGGCGGCAACGCTGTACGACAGGAGTCAGCGTGAGACCTTCGAGAACGCGATCACGCGTGCAGCGGATCTTGCGGCTGTCGACGGCAGCGGGGGCGGTCAGACGCGGCTCGACGGCTTTTGA
- a CDS encoding DUF99 family protein — translation MKPGVRALGIAESYRTDRNRSTLAGAIVRADRVCDGLAYSACSVGGTDATDAVIELIDELNRPDVRYVLLGAIAPAWFNVLDPSRIHEAVDRPVLAVTFEGSAGLESSLRDAFSGPELTARLAIYRSLPGRRRLSVNDETVYVRAVGLEPAEANEIVRAFTPEGGRPEPIRVARLAARAADVYAGSDS, via the coding sequence ATGAAACCCGGGGTCCGGGCACTTGGCATCGCCGAGTCGTACCGTACTGACCGGAATCGGAGTACGCTCGCCGGTGCCATCGTTCGGGCCGACCGCGTCTGTGACGGACTGGCCTACAGCGCTTGTTCTGTCGGCGGTACGGACGCGACTGACGCCGTTATCGAACTGATCGACGAACTGAACCGGCCGGACGTCAGGTACGTCCTGCTCGGTGCTATCGCCCCCGCCTGGTTCAATGTACTCGATCCGTCGCGCATTCACGAGGCTGTCGACCGACCGGTACTGGCCGTCACGTTCGAGGGCAGCGCCGGACTCGAGTCCAGTCTTCGTGACGCGTTTTCGGGCCCGGAACTCACGGCGCGTCTCGCTATCTATCGGTCGCTTCCCGGCCGACGACGCCTGTCGGTGAACGACGAAACGGTGTACGTCAGAGCCGTCGGTCTCGAGCCCGCCGAGGCGAACGAGATCGTCAGGGCGTTCACGCCCGAGGGCGGCCGTCCGGAGCCGATTCGCGTCGCTCGATTGGCGGCTCGAGCCGCCGACGTGTACGCTGGGTCGGACAGCTGA
- a CDS encoding DUF5786 family protein, whose product MGFGSYDESEQQEVDADFDDDDAVKSGENKHKGTIEFENGASSDELLDRLKEIKDDEENNGEP is encoded by the coding sequence ATGGGATTCGGGAGCTACGACGAATCCGAGCAGCAAGAAGTGGATGCTGATTTTGACGACGATGATGCAGTGAAGTCGGGAGAGAACAAGCATAAGGGAACAATCGAGTTCGAAAACGGGGCGTCCAGCGACGAATTACTCGACCGGCTCAAGGAGATCAAAGACGACGAGGAAAACAACGGCGAGCCCTGA
- a CDS encoding MBL fold metallo-hydrolase, whose translation MEVYHVTEDATTFTCNAYLAIGDRTTLVDAGAMDGVVDEIRAQTDDLEAVVLTHQHGDHVAQLEAVVDAFDPDVYAYADHSARTHELTDGDAVRIGDEEFDVVFTPGHAEDHVSFVSDSSLFSGDVVVHDDGAFDYGSFGRTDMTGQSRERLIESIQDLLERLPDGVEHMYAGHGGVFHGDVRDVVETALERAERREPKYPDE comes from the coding sequence ATGGAAGTCTATCACGTCACCGAGGATGCAACGACGTTTACCTGTAACGCGTACCTCGCTATCGGCGACCGGACGACACTGGTCGACGCCGGTGCGATGGACGGCGTCGTCGACGAAATTCGCGCCCAGACAGACGATCTCGAGGCGGTCGTCCTGACCCACCAACACGGGGATCACGTCGCCCAACTCGAGGCCGTGGTCGACGCCTTCGACCCGGACGTGTACGCGTACGCCGACCATTCTGCGCGAACGCACGAACTAACCGACGGCGACGCAGTCCGGATCGGGGACGAAGAATTCGACGTAGTCTTCACGCCAGGCCACGCCGAGGACCACGTTTCGTTCGTCTCTGACTCGTCGCTGTTTTCCGGCGACGTCGTAGTCCACGACGACGGGGCGTTCGACTACGGTAGCTTCGGCCGCACCGACATGACCGGCCAGTCTCGCGAGCGACTCATCGAGAGCATACAGGACCTGTTAGAGCGACTGCCCGACGGAGTCGAGCACATGTATGCCGGTCACGGCGGGGTTTTCCACGGCGACGTTCGGGACGTAGTCGAGACGGCACTCGAGCGTGCAGAGAGGCGAGAGCCCAAATATCCCGACGAGTAA
- a CDS encoding helix-turn-helix domain-containing protein, which translates to MLIATFQLDLDAVALEQAFDAVPEMTVEAERIAAHSTQWTMPCLWIAADDFKAVDNALENDPSVDETIGSDEYGDVKYYHINWNEETYERLSSYIDKEGSILRADATDDRWELEIRFVSRDQFDEFRTILQKRGHTFKLLNLYEPGAPRQTEGKVTPAQRNDLVTAAELGYYTVPRDISTRELADELDISHQSVSELLHRGTENLITSHLMTTTVEA; encoded by the coding sequence ATGCTAATCGCCACCTTCCAACTCGATCTCGATGCGGTGGCACTCGAACAGGCGTTTGATGCGGTCCCGGAGATGACGGTCGAAGCCGAACGTATCGCCGCGCACAGCACCCAATGGACGATGCCGTGCCTCTGGATCGCTGCAGATGACTTCAAGGCCGTCGATAACGCTCTCGAAAACGATCCTTCTGTGGATGAAACCATTGGGAGCGACGAATATGGTGACGTGAAATATTATCATATCAATTGGAACGAGGAGACGTACGAACGGCTCTCCTCTTACATCGATAAAGAGGGATCAATCCTACGGGCAGATGCAACCGACGACAGATGGGAGTTGGAGATACGCTTCGTTAGCCGTGATCAGTTCGACGAATTTCGGACGATATTGCAAAAACGAGGCCATACCTTTAAACTGCTGAACCTCTACGAACCGGGTGCCCCACGGCAGACAGAGGGTAAGGTGACACCCGCTCAAAGAAACGACCTTGTAACCGCCGCTGAACTCGGATACTATACGGTGCCTCGTGATATCTCTACGAGAGAACTCGCAGACGAACTCGACATCTCTCATCAATCCGTCTCAGAACTCCTCCATAGAGGGACGGAAAATCTCATCACTTCCCATCTCATGACGACTACTGTCGAGGCTTAG
- a CDS encoding helix-turn-helix transcriptional regulator, which produces MSDRPPEFGKNHRDTVDTALEALSHARRFQLLQSLREENPQEGVIASVTNSVESSRDLESAQIEMYHLHLPKLEKAGYIEWEQEYDQVSKGPEFDRIEELLGRVDGNRNDSLVFR; this is translated from the coding sequence ATGAGTGACAGACCGCCCGAATTTGGCAAGAACCACCGTGACACAGTTGATACGGCCTTAGAGGCTCTCTCTCACGCACGGCGCTTCCAACTTTTACAGTCACTACGTGAAGAGAACCCGCAGGAGGGCGTAATCGCTTCCGTCACCAATAGCGTGGAGAGCAGTAGAGACTTAGAATCGGCTCAAATTGAAATGTATCATCTTCATCTTCCGAAGCTCGAAAAGGCGGGGTACATCGAGTGGGAGCAAGAGTACGATCAGGTTAGTAAAGGGCCAGAATTCGATAGAATCGAGGAGTTACTCGGACGGGTGGATGGAAACAGAAACGACAGCCTCGTATTCAGATAG
- a CDS encoding 50S ribosomal protein L40e, which translates to MASFDAAEKRTLEKMICMRCNARNPPRSDRCRKCGYEKLRPKAKEPRAA; encoded by the coding sequence ATGGCCAGTTTCGACGCCGCTGAGAAACGGACGCTCGAGAAGATGATCTGTATGCGCTGTAACGCTCGCAACCCCCCGCGGTCGGACCGCTGTCGTAAATGCGGGTACGAGAAGCTTCGGCCCAAAGCGAAAGAACCTCGCGCAGCATAA